A genomic window from Arthrobacter sp. FW305-BF8 includes:
- a CDS encoding aldo/keto reductase has product MQQRYIGNSGLRASSLSLGTMSWSRETDEQDASELLRTFVDAGGTLVDTAASYADGQAEAMLGSMLGDVVSRTEVVISTKAGVSPSDGRQRVDASRNAMLSGLEASLARLGTDYVDLWLAQAWDPNVPLEETLSALDFAVRSGRARYAGIANYNGWQTAKAAAVAGFPLVANQSEYSLLRRKPEAELVPAVEDAGLGLMAWAPLGRGVLTGKYRGHVPSDSRAAGTRLATYVEPYLEQPASQVVEAVAMAARGLGRSSLDVALSWLLSRHGVATAIVGARTPVQLKEILDAQLTPLPAEIARALEDVSSSLA; this is encoded by the coding sequence ATGCAGCAGCGTTACATAGGCAACAGTGGGCTCCGCGCGTCATCCCTCTCCCTGGGCACAATGTCCTGGTCCCGTGAAACGGACGAGCAGGATGCCTCGGAGCTGCTGCGCACGTTCGTGGACGCCGGCGGAACCCTCGTGGATACCGCGGCCTCCTACGCCGACGGCCAGGCCGAAGCCATGCTTGGGTCGATGCTCGGCGACGTCGTGTCCCGCACGGAAGTGGTCATCTCCACCAAAGCCGGGGTGTCGCCGTCGGACGGGCGGCAGCGGGTGGACGCATCACGCAACGCGATGCTGTCCGGGCTGGAAGCCAGCCTGGCGCGCCTCGGCACCGACTACGTCGACCTCTGGCTCGCCCAGGCGTGGGACCCCAACGTCCCGCTTGAGGAGACGTTGTCCGCGCTTGACTTCGCCGTCCGCAGCGGACGGGCACGCTATGCGGGAATCGCCAACTACAACGGCTGGCAGACCGCCAAGGCGGCCGCGGTCGCCGGGTTCCCGCTCGTCGCCAACCAGTCCGAGTATTCACTGCTGCGCCGCAAGCCCGAGGCGGAACTGGTTCCCGCCGTCGAGGATGCGGGCCTGGGACTGATGGCGTGGGCGCCGCTGGGCCGTGGCGTGCTCACCGGCAAGTATCGCGGGCATGTGCCTTCCGATTCCAGGGCAGCGGGTACACGGCTGGCCACCTACGTGGAGCCCTACCTCGAGCAGCCCGCGTCGCAGGTGGTCGAAGCTGTTGCCATGGCCGCCCGCGGCCTGGGTCGGTCCTCCCTGGACGTTGCGCTGAGCTGGCTGCTGTCCCGGCACGGGGTGGCGACGGCCATCGTGGGCGCGCGCACGCCGGTCCAGCTCAAGGAAATCCTGGATGCCCAGCTCACGCCGCTGCCGGCGGAAATAGCACGTGCCCTGGAGGATGTCTCCAGCAGCCTGGCTTAG
- a CDS encoding undecaprenyl-diphosphate phosphatase — MNWIEAALLGLVQGLTEFLPISSSAHLRIVGSFLPNAADPGAAFTAITQLGTETAVIVYFWRDIVRIVKAWFGSLSGRVSRQDPDARMGWLVILGSLPIIVLGLLFQDQIESVLRSLWIVATMLIVFGLILAVADAIGKQDRDLSGLTYKHGILYGFAQAMALIPGVSRSGGTITAGLLMGYTREAAARYSFLLAIPAVFGSGLYQLFKVVAKDGASGPFGLGETALATVIAFVVGYVIIGWFLKFISTRSYRLFVWYRIFLGLALYLLLGFNVISA; from the coding sequence GTGAACTGGATTGAAGCGGCCCTGCTGGGTCTTGTGCAGGGACTGACCGAATTCCTACCTATTTCATCGAGCGCCCACCTCCGGATCGTGGGCTCTTTCCTGCCGAACGCGGCTGACCCCGGCGCGGCCTTCACCGCCATCACGCAGCTCGGCACCGAGACCGCCGTGATCGTCTACTTCTGGCGGGACATCGTCCGGATCGTAAAGGCCTGGTTCGGCTCCCTGTCCGGACGGGTCTCCCGCCAGGACCCCGACGCACGGATGGGCTGGCTGGTGATCCTGGGCAGCCTGCCCATCATCGTCCTGGGCCTCCTGTTCCAGGACCAGATCGAATCCGTCCTGCGAAGCCTCTGGATCGTAGCCACCATGCTCATCGTCTTCGGCCTCATCCTGGCCGTGGCCGACGCCATCGGCAAGCAGGACCGCGACCTCTCCGGGCTCACCTACAAGCATGGCATCCTCTACGGCTTCGCCCAGGCCATGGCCTTGATTCCCGGGGTTTCGCGCTCCGGCGGCACCATCACCGCGGGTCTTCTCATGGGGTACACCCGTGAAGCGGCGGCCCGGTACTCCTTCCTCCTCGCCATCCCGGCGGTCTTCGGCAGCGGCCTCTACCAGCTGTTCAAGGTGGTCGCCAAGGACGGAGCGAGCGGCCCGTTCGGACTGGGGGAGACGGCCCTGGCAACAGTGATCGCCTTCGTCGTCGGCTACGTCATCATCGGGTGGTTCCTGAAGTTCATCTCAACGCGCAGCTACCGGCTGTTTGTCTGGTACCGCATCTTCCTTGGCCTCGCCCTGTACCTCCTGCTCGGTTTCAATGTCATCAGCGCCTAG
- the mshC gene encoding cysteine--1-D-myo-inosityl 2-amino-2-deoxy-alpha-D-glucopyranoside ligase gives MKSWISRPVPVLPGEMPALRLFDTTAQRAVTLNADGEKSMYVCGITPYDATHMGHAASYVAFDLLNRAWRDAGQQVAYVQNVTDVDDPLLERAEATGVDWRELAESQIELFRTDMQALNVIAPDHYVGAVEAMPLIVPAIERLLRQGLAYRVNGTPGEPDGDVYYDVEAASKHAVGVDAWTLGAVSGLPEAEMLELFAERGGDPGRAGKRQALDPLLWRVARDGEPSWPGGELGEGRPGWHIECTVIAQKYLPAPFTVQGGGSDLVFPHHEMGAGHAYSLSGVPLAEHFAHAGMVGLDGEKMSKSKGNLVLVSKLRAAGEEPAAIRLAILAHHYRSDWSWTAEGFDEAKARLERWRSALAAAPAVTAAELIGQMREALANDLDAPAALAAVDRWAERTLNNASDNEASEADQALVRDAVNALLGVEL, from the coding sequence GTGAAGTCCTGGATCTCCCGCCCCGTGCCTGTCCTGCCGGGGGAAATGCCCGCGCTCCGACTGTTCGACACAACCGCACAGCGCGCCGTAACCCTGAATGCCGATGGCGAAAAATCGATGTATGTCTGCGGGATCACCCCGTATGACGCCACCCATATGGGACACGCCGCCAGCTACGTCGCGTTCGACCTGCTGAACCGTGCCTGGCGCGACGCCGGCCAGCAGGTTGCGTACGTCCAGAACGTCACCGACGTCGACGACCCGCTGCTGGAACGTGCCGAGGCCACCGGCGTTGACTGGCGCGAGCTGGCGGAGAGCCAAATCGAGCTTTTCCGCACTGATATGCAAGCCCTCAACGTCATCGCCCCCGATCACTACGTGGGCGCCGTCGAAGCCATGCCGCTGATCGTCCCCGCGATTGAACGGCTCCTGCGCCAGGGGCTGGCCTACCGGGTTAACGGCACCCCGGGTGAGCCCGACGGCGATGTCTACTACGACGTCGAGGCAGCCAGCAAGCACGCCGTCGGCGTGGACGCCTGGACCCTCGGAGCCGTCTCCGGACTTCCGGAAGCCGAAATGCTTGAACTGTTCGCCGAGCGCGGCGGCGACCCCGGCCGGGCCGGCAAGCGCCAGGCCCTCGACCCGCTGCTGTGGCGCGTGGCCCGCGACGGCGAACCCAGCTGGCCCGGCGGCGAGCTGGGGGAGGGCCGGCCCGGCTGGCACATCGAATGCACCGTCATCGCCCAGAAGTACCTGCCCGCGCCCTTCACCGTGCAGGGCGGCGGCTCGGACCTGGTTTTCCCGCACCACGAGATGGGGGCCGGGCACGCGTACTCGCTCTCCGGTGTCCCGCTGGCCGAGCACTTCGCCCACGCGGGCATGGTGGGACTGGACGGCGAAAAGATGTCCAAGTCCAAGGGCAACCTGGTCCTGGTCTCCAAGCTGCGCGCTGCGGGTGAAGAACCCGCGGCCATCCGGCTTGCCATCCTGGCGCACCACTACCGGTCCGACTGGTCCTGGACGGCGGAAGGCTTCGACGAGGCCAAGGCACGCCTGGAACGGTGGCGTTCAGCCTTGGCGGCGGCGCCGGCCGTGACCGCCGCGGAACTGATCGGGCAGATGCGCGAGGCCCTGGCCAACGACCTCGACGCGCCCGCGGCCCTGGCCGCCGTCGACCGGTGGGCAGAGCGCACCCTTAACAACGCCAGCGACAACGAAGCGTCTGAAGCAGACCAGGCCCTGGTGCGCGACGCCGTCAACGCCCTTCTCGGCGTCGAACTCTAA
- a CDS encoding PAC2 family protein: MNSFDGDTNEPGTAPETEQLLQPVPEGQRITVMLAAFEGWNDAGEAASDALRYLNKLWGGKKVASIDADEYYDFQFTRPTVRRTASGERKIKWPSTRIYKASAPGTNVDVIFIQGTEPSYKWRAYTAELLVHAEALHVDYVVLVGALLADVPHSRPIPVSTSTDDSVLRERLNLEASQYEGPVGIVGVLSEVSLLAGIPTVSLWAAVPHYVAQAPSPKAQLALLHRIEELLQVPLDTHELAEEAEAWERGVNELATEDPEIAAYVRQLEEAKDTADLPEASGESIAREFERYLKRRGKDKP, from the coding sequence ATGAACAGCTTTGACGGAGACACCAACGAACCGGGCACAGCGCCTGAGACGGAGCAGCTGCTGCAGCCTGTTCCCGAGGGCCAGCGTATTACTGTGATGCTGGCTGCGTTCGAGGGCTGGAATGACGCGGGGGAAGCCGCCAGTGACGCGCTCCGTTACCTCAACAAACTGTGGGGCGGGAAGAAGGTCGCCTCCATAGATGCCGACGAGTACTACGACTTCCAGTTCACCCGGCCCACGGTCCGCCGCACGGCCTCCGGAGAACGCAAGATCAAGTGGCCGTCCACCCGGATCTACAAGGCCAGCGCCCCCGGCACCAACGTTGACGTGATTTTCATCCAGGGCACCGAACCGTCCTACAAGTGGCGTGCATATACAGCGGAACTGCTTGTGCACGCCGAGGCGCTTCATGTGGATTACGTCGTCCTCGTCGGCGCGCTGCTGGCCGATGTGCCGCATAGCCGCCCCATTCCGGTCAGTACCTCCACGGACGACAGCGTGCTGCGGGAACGGCTGAATCTCGAAGCCTCGCAGTATGAGGGACCCGTGGGGATCGTCGGCGTGCTGTCCGAGGTATCCCTGCTGGCCGGCATTCCCACCGTCTCCCTCTGGGCAGCGGTGCCGCATTACGTTGCACAGGCCCCGTCACCCAAGGCGCAGCTGGCGCTCCTGCACCGCATCGAGGAACTGCTCCAGGTGCCGCTGGACACACACGAGCTGGCTGAGGAGGCCGAGGCGTGGGAGCGGGGCGTCAACGAGCTGGCCACCGAGGACCCCGAAATAGCAGCCTATGTGCGGCAGCTGGAGGAAGCGAAGGACACCGCCGACCTGCCCGAGGCCAGCGGCGAATCGATTGCGCGCGAGTTTGAGCGCTACCTGAAGCGGCGGGGCAAGGACAAGCCCTAG
- a CDS encoding HAD family hydrolase, which translates to MESAATQPLLKAVLWDMDGTIVDTEPYWIEAEHNLVESYGGTWSHEQAMQLVGQSLVHSAGILQRAGVRLEIREIIDTLTGQVISRVRENVPWRPGARELLDELFTAGVRCALVTMSEAPLAREIVASLPRPYFEFLVTGDTVTQGKPHPEAYLKAVDLLKQQDPELTVDHCVALEDSEPGAAAAVASGAVTVAIPHLVPLPDDGRRTTWDSLADRTVAELEELVRLRLGSREPATAFENVN; encoded by the coding sequence ATGGAATCTGCCGCCACTCAGCCCTTGCTCAAAGCCGTTTTATGGGACATGGACGGCACCATCGTTGACACAGAACCGTACTGGATCGAAGCCGAACACAACCTTGTCGAGTCGTACGGGGGGACATGGTCGCACGAACAGGCCATGCAGCTCGTAGGGCAATCACTGGTCCACTCGGCCGGCATCCTCCAGCGGGCCGGCGTGCGCCTGGAGATCCGCGAGATCATCGACACCCTTACGGGCCAGGTCATCAGCCGCGTCCGGGAGAACGTGCCGTGGCGCCCGGGGGCCCGGGAACTGCTGGATGAACTTTTCACCGCCGGCGTGCGTTGTGCCCTTGTGACCATGTCAGAGGCGCCGCTGGCCCGCGAGATCGTGGCGAGCCTTCCCCGGCCCTACTTCGAGTTCCTCGTTACCGGCGACACCGTAACCCAGGGCAAACCGCACCCGGAGGCCTATCTCAAGGCTGTGGACCTGCTGAAGCAGCAGGACCCTGAGCTCACCGTCGATCACTGCGTGGCGCTGGAGGACTCGGAACCGGGTGCTGCCGCGGCCGTGGCATCGGGCGCCGTGACCGTGGCCATTCCGCACCTCGTGCCGCTGCCGGACGATGGCCGCAGAACCACATGGGATAGCCTCGCAGACCGCACCGTGGCCGAACTCGAGGAGCTGGTCAGGCTCCGTCTCGGCTCGCGCGAGCCGGCGACAGCCTTCGAGAACGTCAACTAA
- a CDS encoding site-2 protease family protein, translating into MSDPAGSGQQPPNVQTKNSRREGIPLGRIAGIPIVLAYSWFIIAAFTVIAYGPVLQHGTPSLGIGAYYVAFAYALLLLLSVLVHELAHALTAKIYGWPSEKIVLNLWGGHTQFESFTATPGRSVLVAMAGPAANFVLAGAAWLVISSGGLSGVADTLLNIFFWANLVIGIFNVLPGLPLDGGRLVESAVWKATGSHAKGTVAAGWGGRIIVIALGLWFIVLPLLSGGAPDTSMLLVTILVGGFLWMGASASIQQGRLRSRLHLVSAAALAEPAVGLPDAGSVSDVLRVSAGGRTAVVLCGPDGRPSGVVDPAALAAVPAAVAGTTPAGAVAYPLGAGAYVPEWSKGQELLQYLAQLEGHDYAVVDHNGRVTGLLRQSTVVTAITGKAPR; encoded by the coding sequence GTGTCTGATCCCGCGGGATCCGGTCAGCAGCCCCCGAACGTGCAGACCAAGAACAGCCGCCGCGAGGGTATACCGCTCGGCAGGATCGCCGGCATTCCCATCGTCCTGGCCTACTCCTGGTTCATCATTGCTGCCTTCACGGTGATTGCGTACGGACCGGTGCTGCAGCATGGCACCCCTTCTTTGGGCATCGGCGCGTACTACGTGGCCTTCGCCTACGCGCTGCTGCTCCTGCTGTCAGTGCTCGTCCATGAGCTCGCGCACGCGCTGACCGCAAAGATCTACGGCTGGCCCAGCGAGAAGATCGTGCTCAACCTCTGGGGCGGCCACACCCAGTTTGAAAGCTTCACCGCCACCCCCGGGCGGTCCGTGCTGGTGGCCATGGCCGGCCCCGCCGCCAACTTCGTGCTGGCAGGGGCGGCTTGGCTGGTGATCTCCTCGGGCGGCCTGTCCGGCGTAGCGGACACCCTCCTGAACATCTTCTTCTGGGCGAACCTCGTGATCGGCATCTTCAACGTGCTGCCCGGGCTGCCGCTGGATGGCGGCCGCCTGGTGGAATCCGCCGTCTGGAAGGCCACCGGCAGCCACGCCAAAGGCACCGTCGCGGCCGGCTGGGGCGGGCGTATCATCGTCATCGCCCTGGGGCTATGGTTCATTGTCCTGCCGCTGCTCAGCGGAGGCGCCCCGGACACCAGCATGCTGCTCGTTACTATCCTGGTGGGCGGATTCCTGTGGATGGGCGCTTCCGCCTCGATCCAGCAGGGCCGCCTGCGCAGCCGGCTCCACCTGGTGAGCGCCGCCGCATTGGCCGAACCCGCCGTCGGGCTTCCCGATGCCGGGAGCGTCAGCGACGTCCTCCGGGTATCAGCAGGCGGGCGGACTGCCGTCGTGCTCTGCGGTCCCGACGGCAGGCCCAGCGGCGTGGTAGACCCGGCGGCCCTGGCCGCGGTACCCGCCGCCGTGGCCGGCACCACCCCCGCCGGAGCGGTGGCTTACCCGCTCGGCGCCGGCGCGTATGTGCCGGAATGGTCCAAAGGCCAGGAGCTGCTCCAGTACCTGGCACAGCTCGAGGGACACGACTACGCGGTTGTTGACCACAACGGCCGGGTCACCGGCCTGCTTCGGCAGTCCACCGTGGTGACCGCCATAACAGGCAAGGCCCCCCGCTAA
- a CDS encoding tRNA (adenine-N1)-methyltransferase, giving the protein MSSESAANGTSTGLSSGTAAGTADQPAGAARRRGPFREGERVQLTDERGRMNTISLEAGGAFHTHRGFLNHDDIIGKVDGSVVVNNVGQQYQTLRPLLSDFVLSMPRGAAVVYPKDAAQIVTMADIFPGARVVEAGVGSGALSISLLRAVGDQGYLHSFERREEFAAIARGNVETIFGGPHPAWQISLGDFQDEVVRTEEPGSIDRVVLDMLAPWECLDAVATVLAPGGVWINYVATVTQLSRTAEAIRADGRFTEPDAWESMVRGWHLEGLAVRPDHRMVAHTGFLLVTRRLADGVTGISVKRRPSKTDFNEEDVNAWTPGAVGERLVSDKKLRRAARDAIAGTNVKDEPEITN; this is encoded by the coding sequence ATGAGCAGCGAATCTGCCGCCAACGGAACCAGCACGGGCCTTTCCTCCGGCACTGCAGCCGGCACGGCGGACCAGCCGGCCGGCGCTGCCCGGCGGCGCGGCCCCTTCCGGGAAGGCGAACGGGTCCAGCTGACGGATGAGCGCGGCCGCATGAATACCATCAGCCTCGAGGCCGGCGGAGCCTTCCACACCCACCGCGGCTTCCTCAACCACGATGACATCATCGGCAAGGTTGACGGCTCGGTGGTGGTCAACAACGTCGGGCAGCAGTACCAGACGCTGCGCCCGCTGCTGTCCGACTTCGTCCTCTCCATGCCCCGCGGCGCCGCCGTCGTCTACCCCAAGGACGCCGCACAGATCGTCACCATGGCTGACATCTTCCCCGGGGCCCGGGTGGTGGAGGCAGGCGTTGGCTCAGGCGCACTCTCCATCTCGCTGCTGCGCGCTGTGGGGGACCAGGGCTACCTGCACTCCTTCGAACGGCGCGAGGAATTCGCCGCCATTGCCCGTGGCAACGTGGAAACCATCTTCGGCGGCCCGCACCCGGCCTGGCAGATCTCCCTGGGCGACTTCCAGGATGAAGTGGTCCGCACCGAAGAGCCGGGCTCCATCGACCGCGTGGTCCTGGACATGCTGGCCCCCTGGGAATGCCTGGACGCAGTGGCGACCGTCCTGGCCCCCGGCGGCGTGTGGATCAACTACGTTGCCACCGTCACCCAGCTCTCCCGCACGGCCGAGGCCATCCGCGCTGACGGCCGGTTCACCGAACCGGACGCCTGGGAATCCATGGTCCGCGGCTGGCACCTCGAAGGACTCGCCGTGCGCCCTGACCACCGCATGGTCGCCCACACGGGCTTCTTGCTGGTGACCCGGCGGCTCGCCGACGGCGTCACCGGCATCTCCGTTAAGCGGCGTCCGTCCAAGACCGATTTCAACGAAGAGGACGTCAACGCCTGGACACCGGGCGCCGTGGGGGAACGCCTGGTCTCGGACAAAAAGCTGCGCCGTGCGGCCCGGGACGCGATCGCGGGGACAAACGTGAAGGACGAACCGGAGATCACAAACTAG
- the arc gene encoding proteasome ATPase, with product METPNKDSVPTPAEQAGANELSVADRQVNILRDKLRHIDRQLAAATQNNTKLVAMLETAKAEILRLKNALDQEGQPPYSFGTVLQLNPRRLAAGSGQAVTEESVDIFNAGRKMRVGISPLVNINQLAVGQEVLLNEALLVVAGLGYERAGELVTLKELLGPDRALVLGRADEERVIRLAGPLLGEKLRVGDALSIDSRTGYALEKVPRSEVENLVLEEVPDITYEDIGGLGPQIEQIRDAIELPFLHPDLYREHGLKAPKGILLYGPPGCGKTLIAKAVANSLAARAAERSGNIDLKSYFLNIKGPELLDKYVGETERHIRLIFSRAREKASDGSPVVVFFDEMDSLFRTRGTGISSDVETTIVPQLLSEIDGVERLDNVIVIGASNREDMIDPAILRPGRLDVKVKIQRPDAEAAADIFRKYITPDLPFHEDDLVEHDGDVQETVDAMVQRTVESMYSTEKSNEFLEVTYANGDTEMLYFKDFNSGAVVQNVVDRAKKYAIKDLLTTQQKGLRIDHLLRAVVDEFREHEDMPNTTNPDDWARISGKKGERITYIRTIVQGKAGQEPGKSIETMPSTGQYL from the coding sequence ATGGAGACGCCAAACAAGGACTCCGTGCCTACGCCGGCTGAACAGGCTGGTGCCAACGAACTGTCTGTCGCGGACCGGCAGGTCAATATCCTCAGGGACAAACTGAGGCATATCGACCGCCAGCTGGCAGCTGCCACGCAGAACAACACCAAGCTCGTGGCAATGCTGGAAACTGCCAAGGCCGAAATACTCCGGCTGAAGAACGCCCTGGACCAGGAGGGGCAGCCGCCGTACAGCTTTGGCACCGTCCTCCAGCTGAACCCGCGCCGGCTGGCTGCCGGCAGCGGCCAGGCGGTCACCGAGGAATCGGTGGACATCTTCAACGCCGGGCGCAAAATGCGGGTTGGCATCAGCCCCCTGGTCAACATCAACCAGCTGGCCGTGGGCCAGGAGGTCCTCCTCAACGAGGCGCTCCTGGTGGTGGCCGGCCTCGGCTACGAGCGCGCGGGCGAACTCGTCACGCTCAAGGAACTGCTCGGCCCGGACCGCGCCCTGGTGCTGGGCCGTGCGGACGAAGAGCGCGTCATCAGGCTCGCCGGCCCGCTCCTGGGCGAAAAGCTGCGGGTAGGAGATGCCCTCTCCATCGATTCGCGCACCGGATACGCCCTCGAGAAGGTCCCGCGGTCCGAAGTTGAGAACCTCGTCCTGGAGGAAGTCCCGGACATCACCTACGAGGACATCGGCGGACTCGGCCCGCAGATCGAACAGATCCGGGACGCCATCGAGCTGCCGTTCCTGCATCCGGACCTGTACCGCGAGCACGGCCTCAAGGCCCCCAAGGGCATCCTGCTCTACGGCCCGCCGGGCTGCGGCAAGACCCTAATCGCCAAGGCGGTGGCCAACTCCCTGGCCGCGCGCGCCGCGGAACGCTCGGGCAATATCGACCTGAAGAGCTACTTCCTAAATATCAAGGGACCCGAACTCCTCGACAAGTACGTCGGCGAGACCGAACGCCACATCCGGCTGATCTTCTCCCGGGCCCGCGAAAAGGCCTCGGACGGCAGCCCCGTTGTGGTCTTCTTCGACGAGATGGATTCGCTCTTCCGCACCCGCGGCACGGGCATCTCCTCCGACGTCGAAACCACGATTGTGCCGCAGCTGCTGAGCGAGATCGACGGCGTGGAGCGGCTGGACAACGTGATTGTCATCGGCGCCTCCAACCGTGAGGACATGATCGACCCAGCCATCCTGCGCCCCGGCCGCCTGGATGTTAAGGTCAAGATCCAGCGTCCCGACGCCGAGGCCGCGGCGGATATCTTCAGGAAATACATCACCCCGGACCTGCCGTTCCACGAGGATGACCTGGTGGAGCACGACGGCGATGTCCAGGAGACCGTCGACGCCATGGTCCAGCGCACCGTGGAATCGATGTACTCGACGGAGAAGTCCAACGAGTTCCTGGAAGTCACCTACGCCAACGGCGACACCGAGATGCTGTACTTCAAGGACTTCAACTCCGGGGCCGTGGTCCAGAACGTCGTGGACCGCGCCAAGAAGTACGCCATCAAGGACCTCCTGACGACGCAGCAGAAGGGCCTGCGCATCGACCACCTGCTGCGCGCCGTCGTCGATGAGTTCCGCGAGCACGAGGACATGCCCAACACCACCAACCCGGATGACTGGGCACGCATTTCCGGCAAGAAGGGTGAGCGCATCACGTACATCCGCACCATCGTCCAGGGCAAAGCCGGCCAGGAGCCCGGCAAATCCATCGAAACCATGCCCAGCACGGGCCAGTACCTGTGA
- the dop gene encoding depupylase/deamidase Dop encodes MRVMGSETEYGIHAPAAPGANATMMSARVVQAYAQVTRLRAAGGAETRWDYTDEEPLHDARGWTLERGQAHPSQLTDQPPVLDAEAVALAYGREELELDGEDESGSLLMNMVLGNGARLYVDHAHPEYSSPEVTNPAAAVAWDAAGDLVGLAAVRRLASDTELPAVNLYKNNTDNKSVSYGSHENYLMPRSVPFGDIVRGLTPFFVSRQIICGSGRVGMAQDGSRSGYQISQRADFFEAEVGLETTIRRPIINTRDEPHATADKYRRLHVIIGDANLSQVSNYLKFGTTAMVLSLIEAGLAPRIEVHEPVAALQAISHDTTLTTTVRLQDGRRVTALDLQWMYHEAAAKLAQDTGVSDAVDGDGHTHAVLERWATTLTQLDSDRSAAATSVEWLAKLSILEGYRQRDGLQWDDARLGLVDLQWSDLRPEKGLYYRLLSRNRMQRIVDDADIAAAVTEPPSDTRAYFRGRCVSSFSKDVVGASWDSVIFDVPGYGRLQRVPTREPLRGTKALTGGLFARHREAGSFLAELLGTAPAPPPA; translated from the coding sequence ATGCGGGTCATGGGTTCGGAAACCGAATACGGGATTCACGCGCCGGCTGCTCCGGGCGCCAATGCCACCATGATGTCCGCCCGGGTGGTCCAGGCTTACGCCCAGGTCACCCGGCTCCGGGCTGCGGGCGGCGCCGAGACCCGCTGGGACTACACGGACGAGGAGCCGCTGCACGACGCCCGCGGCTGGACGCTTGAGCGCGGACAGGCCCACCCGAGCCAGCTGACGGACCAGCCGCCTGTGCTGGACGCCGAGGCGGTGGCGCTTGCCTACGGGCGTGAGGAACTTGAGCTGGACGGCGAGGACGAATCGGGCTCGCTGCTGATGAATATGGTGCTCGGCAACGGGGCGAGGCTTTACGTGGACCACGCACACCCCGAGTACTCCAGCCCGGAGGTCACCAACCCCGCGGCCGCAGTGGCCTGGGACGCGGCCGGCGACCTCGTGGGACTGGCCGCGGTCCGCAGGCTGGCCAGCGACACCGAGCTGCCCGCCGTCAACCTCTATAAGAACAACACCGACAATAAGTCCGTGTCATACGGGTCCCACGAAAACTACCTGATGCCGCGGTCCGTCCCGTTCGGCGACATTGTCCGCGGGCTGACCCCCTTTTTCGTGTCGCGGCAGATCATCTGCGGCTCGGGGCGCGTGGGCATGGCCCAGGACGGCTCCCGGTCTGGTTACCAGATCAGCCAGCGGGCGGACTTCTTCGAGGCGGAGGTGGGGCTCGAAACCACTATCCGGCGTCCCATCATCAATACCCGCGACGAGCCGCATGCAACGGCGGACAAGTACCGGCGGCTGCACGTCATCATCGGCGACGCCAACCTGAGCCAGGTGTCCAACTACCTGAAGTTCGGCACCACCGCCATGGTGCTGAGCCTGATCGAGGCGGGCCTCGCCCCACGGATCGAGGTGCACGAGCCGGTGGCCGCGCTGCAGGCCATAAGCCACGACACCACCCTGACCACCACGGTCAGGCTGCAGGACGGCCGCCGGGTGACGGCCCTTGACCTGCAATGGATGTACCACGAGGCCGCCGCCAAGCTGGCGCAGGACACGGGAGTCTCGGACGCCGTCGACGGCGACGGCCATACACACGCCGTGCTGGAGCGGTGGGCCACCACCCTGACGCAGCTGGACAGCGACCGCTCTGCCGCCGCCACGTCGGTGGAGTGGCTGGCCAAGCTGTCCATCCTGGAGGGCTACCGCCAGCGCGACGGGCTCCAGTGGGATGACGCCCGGCTGGGCCTGGTCGATCTTCAATGGTCTGACCTCCGGCCCGAAAAAGGGCTCTACTACCGTCTGCTCTCCCGGAACAGGATGCAACGGATCGTGGACGACGCCGACATTGCCGCCGCGGTGACGGAACCGCCGTCGGACACCCGGGCATACTTCCGCGGACGCTGCGTCAGCAGCTTCAGCAAGGACGTGGTGGGGGCCAGCTGGGACTCGGTGATCTTCGACGTGCCGGGCTACGGAAGGCTGCAGCGCGTGCCCACCCGGGAGCCGCTGCGGGGCACGAAGGCGCTCACAGGAGGGCTGTTTGCCAGGCACCGCGAGGCGGGTTCGTTCCTTGCGGAACTGCTCGGAACGGCACCGGCTCCGCCACCGGCATAA
- a CDS encoding ubiquitin-like protein Pup, translating into MAGQEQQQPQPRDTEVEEEVPVPPAPAEGQASASTQGVDDLLDEIDGVLESNAEEFVRAFVQKGGQ; encoded by the coding sequence ATGGCAGGCCAGGAGCAGCAGCAGCCACAGCCACGGGACACCGAGGTCGAGGAAGAGGTCCCCGTACCGCCGGCGCCAGCAGAAGGACAGGCATCCGCCTCGACCCAGGGTGTTGACGATCTCCTCGACGAGATCGACGGCGTCCTGGAGTCCAACGCGGAGGAATTCGTCCGGGCGTTCGTGCAAAAGGGCGGCCAGTAG